Proteins encoded in a region of the Scyliorhinus torazame isolate Kashiwa2021f chromosome 1, sScyTor2.1, whole genome shotgun sequence genome:
- the drg1 gene encoding developmentally-regulated GTP-binding protein 1 isoform X2: protein MARTQKNKATAHHLGLLKARLAKLRRELITPKGGGGGGPGEGFDVAKTGDARIGFVGFPSVGKSTLLSNLAGVYSEVAAYEFTTLTTVPGVIRYKGAKIQLLDLPGIIEGAKDGKGRGRQVIAVARTCNLILIVLDVLKPLAHKKIIENEVEGFGIRLNKQPPNIGFRKKDKGGINLTSTCVQSELDMETVKSILAEYKIHNADITLRSDSTADDLIDVVEGNRVYIPCLYVLNKIDQISLEELDVIYKIPHCVPISAHHRWNFDDLLERLWDYLQLVRIYTKPKGQLPDYTSPVVLPHRKTAVEDFCMKIHKNLIKEFKYALVWGSSVKYNPQKVGKDHVMEDEDVIQIVKK from the exons ATGGCCCGAACTCAGAAGAACAAAGCAACAGCTCACCATTTGGGGCTTCTGAAAGCCCGCCTGGCCAAACTACGGCGAGAACTTATCACTCCtaagggtggaggtggaggaggacctggtgaag GATTTGACGTTGCAAAGACTGGGGATGCCCGGATTGGGTTTGTGGGCTTCCCTTCTGTTGGAAAATCGACATTACTGAGTAACCTGGCTGGAGTATACTCTGAGGTTGCAGCCTACGAGTTTACCACCTTGACCACAGTACCAGGTGTGATTCGCTATAAAGGAGCCAAGATACAG CTGCTAGATCTTCCTGGTATCATTGAGGGAGCCAAAGACGGTAAAGGCCGAGGGCGACAAGTTATTGCTG TGGCTCGAACTTGCAACCTAATCCTGATTGTACTGGATGTGCTGAAACCGTTGGCACACAAGAAGATAATTGAGAACGAGGTGGAAGGGTTTGGAATCCGGCTTAACAAGCAGCCACCCAACATTGGGTTCAGGAAGAAGGACAAAGGAGGCATTAACCTGACATCAACA TGCGTGCAGAGTGAATTGGACATGGAAACTGTTAAAAGTATCCTTGCTGAATACAAAATCCACAATGCGGACATCACATTACGCAGCGATTCAACAGCAGATGACCTAATTGACGTGGTTGAGGGTAATCG GGTGTACATCCCTTGTCTTTATGTTCTAAACAAAATTGATCAGATATCATTGGAGGAACTGGATGTCATTTacaaaataccacactgtgtgccaATCTCTGCACATCATCGCTGGAACTTTGATGATTTACTGGAAAGATTATGGGATTACTTACAACTTGTACGGAT TTATACCAAACCCAAGGGACAGTTACCTGACTACACGTCCCCAGTTGTGTTACCACATCGAAAAACTGCAGTCGAGGATTTCTGCATGAAAATTCACAAAAACCTAATTAAAGAGTTCAAATA TGCTTTGGTATGGGGTTCTTCTGTGAAATACAACCCACAGAAAGTTGGCAAGGACCATGTGATGGAAGATGAAGATGTAATTCAGATAGTCAAAAAGTAA
- the drg1 gene encoding developmentally-regulated GTP-binding protein 1 isoform X1 — MSILQKISEIEAEMARTQKNKATAHHLGLLKARLAKLRRELITPKGGGGGGPGEGFDVAKTGDARIGFVGFPSVGKSTLLSNLAGVYSEVAAYEFTTLTTVPGVIRYKGAKIQLLDLPGIIEGAKDGKGRGRQVIAVARTCNLILIVLDVLKPLAHKKIIENEVEGFGIRLNKQPPNIGFRKKDKGGINLTSTCVQSELDMETVKSILAEYKIHNADITLRSDSTADDLIDVVEGNRVYIPCLYVLNKIDQISLEELDVIYKIPHCVPISAHHRWNFDDLLERLWDYLQLVRIYTKPKGQLPDYTSPVVLPHRKTAVEDFCMKIHKNLIKEFKYALVWGSSVKYNPQKVGKDHVMEDEDVIQIVKK; from the exons ATGGCCCGAACTCAGAAGAACAAAGCAACAGCTCACCATTTGGGGCTTCTGAAAGCCCGCCTGGCCAAACTACGGCGAGAACTTATCACTCCtaagggtggaggtggaggaggacctggtgaag GATTTGACGTTGCAAAGACTGGGGATGCCCGGATTGGGTTTGTGGGCTTCCCTTCTGTTGGAAAATCGACATTACTGAGTAACCTGGCTGGAGTATACTCTGAGGTTGCAGCCTACGAGTTTACCACCTTGACCACAGTACCAGGTGTGATTCGCTATAAAGGAGCCAAGATACAG CTGCTAGATCTTCCTGGTATCATTGAGGGAGCCAAAGACGGTAAAGGCCGAGGGCGACAAGTTATTGCTG TGGCTCGAACTTGCAACCTAATCCTGATTGTACTGGATGTGCTGAAACCGTTGGCACACAAGAAGATAATTGAGAACGAGGTGGAAGGGTTTGGAATCCGGCTTAACAAGCAGCCACCCAACATTGGGTTCAGGAAGAAGGACAAAGGAGGCATTAACCTGACATCAACA TGCGTGCAGAGTGAATTGGACATGGAAACTGTTAAAAGTATCCTTGCTGAATACAAAATCCACAATGCGGACATCACATTACGCAGCGATTCAACAGCAGATGACCTAATTGACGTGGTTGAGGGTAATCG GGTGTACATCCCTTGTCTTTATGTTCTAAACAAAATTGATCAGATATCATTGGAGGAACTGGATGTCATTTacaaaataccacactgtgtgccaATCTCTGCACATCATCGCTGGAACTTTGATGATTTACTGGAAAGATTATGGGATTACTTACAACTTGTACGGAT TTATACCAAACCCAAGGGACAGTTACCTGACTACACGTCCCCAGTTGTGTTACCACATCGAAAAACTGCAGTCGAGGATTTCTGCATGAAAATTCACAAAAACCTAATTAAAGAGTTCAAATA TGCTTTGGTATGGGGTTCTTCTGTGAAATACAACCCACAGAAAGTTGGCAAGGACCATGTGATGGAAGATGAAGATGTAATTCAGATAGTCAAAAAGTAA